Genomic window (Gemmatimonadaceae bacterium):
AAGAAGAGAACTTCCACAAGCGTCAGGGCTACGAGATCATGGCGACGCTCGCCGCCGGCACGCCGGCGCAGCGCGCGATGGCGCAGGATGCCGTGAACCGCTGGTGGTGGCCGTCGCTCATGATGTTCGGTCCGTCCGACAAGGATTCGCCGAACTCCGCAGAGCTGATGCGCTGGGGCGTGAAGAAAAAGAGCAACGACGAGTTGCGGCAGCGGTTCGTGAACCTCACCGTCGCGCAGGCGAAAGCGATCGACGTCACGCTCCCCGATCCAGAGTTGCGCTACGACGCCGAGACGGAAAACTGGAACTTCGGCGAGATCGACTGGGACGAGTTCTGGCGCGTCGTGAAAGGCGACGGCCCGTGCAACCGCGAACGGCTTGCGGCGCGCCGTGCCGCGCACGACGAAGGTGCGTGGGTTCGTGAGGCCGCGGTGTCATACGCCGCCAAGCATCGCCCCGAAGCCGACGAAGCCGCGTGATCCCGCCTCAACACGGCCCGACTGCCGTTTTCCGGTCTACCGGTCTTCCGGTCCACCTGTTTCCGGTGTCATGAGCGACGACTCGCAGTGGCCGCTCTGGGAAGTGTTCGTGCAGCCGCCGAAGGGCGCGCCGCACGAGCATGCCGGGAGCGTGCACGCCGCCACGGCCGAACAGGCGCTCGAGAACGCGCGCGACGTCTACGCGCGGCGCGGCGAAGCGGTGAACATCTGGGTCGTTCCCAGCTCGGCGATCACCGCGTCGTCGCCGGAGGATGCCGGGCCGTTCTTCGATCCCGGGAACGACAAGCCCTACCGGCATCCGCAGTTCTACAAGGTTCCGCGCGGCGTTCGAGGGGTCTAGCGAGTTAGCGCTGACGCCGCCATGACCGCCCCCGCCGCTTTTCACTATTTGCTCGCTCTGGGCGACGATCGCCTGATCCTCGGGCACCGTCTGTCCGAGTGGTGCGGGCACGGGCCGATTCTCGAAGAAGACATCGCGCTCACGAACATCGCGCTCGATCTGATCGGACAGGCCACGCTTTTTTTCAAGCTTGCCGGTGCGACGGAGGAAAAGGGGCGCAGCGAAGACGACCTGGCCTTTCTGCGCGACGCCGTCGAGTTCCGGAACGCACTGATCGTCGAACTTCCGCGCGGCGACTTCGCGTTCACCATCGTCCGCCAAATGTTGTTCAGCGTCTACTCGCTCCTCCAGATGGAGGCGCTGGCGTCGGTGACCGACGCCGACGTCGCGGGAATCGCCGCCAAGGCCGCGAAGGAGACTCGCTATCACGTACGGCACGCGACACAGTGGGTCGTGACGCTCGGCGACGGCACCGACGAAAGCCATCGCCGGGCGCAGGACGCGCTCGACGAGTTGTGGCGCTACACGGGTGAGCTGTTCATCGCCACGTCGAGCGATTCAGAGGCGGAAAAGGCAGGCGCGGGCGTGAATCCCGAGACCCTCTCATCGTCGTGGCACGCGCAGGTGGGAGAGATTCTCCGTACCGCGGGGCTCGAGATCCCTGAGACGGGGTACATGCAGAGAGGCGGCCGCGAGGGCCGCCACACCGAACATCTCGGACACCTTTTGTCGGAAATGCAGATCCTGGCGCGTTCCCACCCGGGAGCCCAATGGTAATGCGGGCTCCTTTGTCGAGCGCGGAGTTGCTCGAGATCCTCGAGGAGGTAAAGGATCCCGAGGTGCCCGTGTTGAGCGTCGTGGAGCTCGGGATCGTTCGCGAGGTCGAGCGCGATGGCTCGGGTGCCCGTGTGACGGTAACGCCGACCTATTCGGGTTGCCCGGCGATGCGCGAGATCGAGACCGAGATTCGGCGCGCGCTCGAGGCCCGCGGCGTGGACCCCGTCGAGATTCGAACGGTGTACGCGCCGGCGTGGACGACCGATTGGATATCGGATACCGCGCGCGCGAAGCTCGAAGCGTACGGAATCGCGCCGCCGAGTGGCGGCGCCGCCGTGTCACCGACCGCGGTCGTGCGGTTGGAGCGGCGCGCCGCGCGAGTGCGATGTCCGCGCTGCGGATCGGAAAACACGACGTTGACGAGCGAGTTCGGATCGACGGCGTGCAAGTCGCTGCGCGTGTGTCGCGCGTGCGGAGAGCCGTTCGAGGAATTCAAGACGATCTAACTCACCGCCGCGGTCGGTTACTCCGTTCGGGAAATTTTCTCGATTGACGGATCGAGAACACAATTGCACTTTAGCCCCACGCGATCGGACACGGTCTTCACCGTTCGCGTGAAGCTTCGGGCACGACGGTGTTCGGGGCGCTCGTGAGGCGGACGTTCGACGTCGCTTCACCGGTCACGAGGTCGCTGGACGTGGCTGTAGCTTTGCAGAATTCCAGAGCACCGGGTGGGACC
Coding sequences:
- the paaB gene encoding 1,2-phenylacetyl-CoA epoxidase subunit PaaB codes for the protein MSDDSQWPLWEVFVQPPKGAPHEHAGSVHAATAEQALENARDVYARRGEAVNIWVVPSSAITASSPEDAGPFFDPGNDKPYRHPQFYKVPRGVRGV
- the paaC gene encoding 1,2-phenylacetyl-CoA epoxidase subunit PaaC, whose product is MTAPAAFHYLLALGDDRLILGHRLSEWCGHGPILEEDIALTNIALDLIGQATLFFKLAGATEEKGRSEDDLAFLRDAVEFRNALIVELPRGDFAFTIVRQMLFSVYSLLQMEALASVTDADVAGIAAKAAKETRYHVRHATQWVVTLGDGTDESHRRAQDALDELWRYTGELFIATSSDSEAEKAGAGVNPETLSSSWHAQVGEILRTAGLEIPETGYMQRGGREGRHTEHLGHLLSEMQILARSHPGAQW
- the paaD gene encoding 1,2-phenylacetyl-CoA epoxidase subunit PaaD is translated as MRAPLSSAELLEILEEVKDPEVPVLSVVELGIVREVERDGSGARVTVTPTYSGCPAMREIETEIRRALEARGVDPVEIRTVYAPAWTTDWISDTARAKLEAYGIAPPSGGAAVSPTAVVRLERRAARVRCPRCGSENTTLTSEFGSTACKSLRVCRACGEPFEEFKTI